In Festucalex cinctus isolate MCC-2025b chromosome 21, RoL_Fcin_1.0, whole genome shotgun sequence, one genomic interval encodes:
- the lnc.lemp gene encoding mitoregulin produces MADFSERSVQAAVVVSFLAGFAAGWQANRMRRKFLDWRKKRLQDKLNETQKKLDLA; encoded by the coding sequence ATGGCAGACTTCTCGGAGAGGTCAGTGCAAGCGGCAGTCGTCGTCTCCTTCCTAGCGGGCTTCGCGGCTGGTTGGCAGGCTAATAGGATGCGGAGGAAGTTTCTGGACTGGCGGAAGAAGAGGCTACAAGACAAACTGAACGAGACGCAGAAGAAACTCGACTTGGCCTGA